The Candidatus Zymogenus saltonus genome contains a region encoding:
- a CDS encoding radical SAM protein, with protein MREEKNFKPSYISLCESGLLKERVERLHGFLEGCALCPRKCGVDRTIGEKGYCGAGELLMVSSAFAHFGEEPPLVGVYGSGTIFLTHCNLKCVFCQNYDISHEARGEVISTEELAKQMIALQAKGTHNINFVTPTHYVPQIVEALPRAVEMGLEVPLVFNCGGYESIEVIRLLEGIFDIYMPDYKFTDSDSARRYLDAPDYPDVAKSVLKEMHRQVGVLKVDFRGIATKGLLIRHLVMPGGADESKRAFEFIAEELSNDSYVNIMEQYRPEYRACEFAEIARTITGNEYMEAVKLARGAGLSRGF; from the coding sequence ATGAGAGAGGAAAAGAATTTCAAGCCCTCATACATCTCCCTTTGCGAGTCGGGCCTCCTTAAAGAGAGGGTCGAAAGGCTTCATGGGTTCCTTGAGGGATGCGCCTTATGTCCCAGGAAGTGCGGGGTGGACAGGACCATCGGGGAAAAGGGGTACTGCGGGGCCGGGGAGCTTCTCATGGTATCTTCCGCCTTCGCCCACTTCGGCGAGGAGCCGCCCCTTGTGGGAGTGTACGGCTCCGGCACGATATTCCTCACGCACTGTAACCTGAAGTGCGTCTTCTGCCAGAACTACGACATCAGTCACGAGGCGAGGGGCGAGGTGATTTCAACGGAGGAGCTCGCCAAGCAGATGATCGCCCTCCAGGCGAAGGGCACTCACAATATAAATTTCGTCACGCCGACCCATTACGTCCCCCAGATAGTGGAGGCGCTTCCCAGGGCCGTGGAGATGGGGCTCGAAGTCCCCCTCGTCTTCAACTGCGGGGGATACGAGTCAATAGAGGTAATCAGGCTCTTGGAAGGGATCTTCGACATCTACATGCCAGACTACAAGTTCACGGACTCCGATTCGGCAAGGAGGTATCTCGATGCGCCGGACTACCCGGACGTGGCAAAGTCTGTCTTAAAGGAGATGCACCGGCAGGTCGGCGTCCTGAAGGTCGATTTCAGGGGCATTGCGACAAAAGGTCTCCTAATAAGGCATCTCGTAATGCCCGGTGGGGCCGATGAGTCGAAAAGGGCGTTCGAGTTCATAGCGGAGGAGCTCTCTAACGATTCATACGTGAACATCATGGAGCAGTACCGACCCGAGTACAGGGCCTGCGAGTTTGCCGAGATTGCCAGAACTATCACTGGAAACGAGTACATGGAAGCGGTCAAGCTCGCCCGGGGCGCGGGTCTGTCGAGGGGATTTTAG